In Acidobacteriota bacterium, the genomic stretch TTCGGAAAAGGCACACGGGCAGGGCACGCCGGAATGGCGCCCTGCCCAGAATGGACGTGGCCGGCGGAACGCTACTTGATCTCGACAGTCGCGCCCTGCTCCTCGAACTTCTTCTTGATGGCCTCGGCCTCTTCCTTGTTCACGCCTTCCTTGATGGCCTTGGGCGCCCCCTCGACCAGGTCCTTGGCCTCCTTGAGCCCGAGGCTGGTGATCTCGCGGACGACCTTGATCACGTTGATCTTCTTCTCGCCCGCGTTCTTGAGGATCACGTCGAACTCGGTCTTCTCCTCCACGGGGGCCGCGGCGGCGGCGCCGGGGGCGGCCATCATGACGGGGGCCGCGGCGGCGGCGGAGACGCCCCACTTCTCTTCGAGCATCTTGCTCAGCTGGGCGGCTTCCAGCACGGTGAGGGCGCTCAGCTGTTCGACGATCACATTCAGGTCGGCCATGGGAAAACTCCTTCTTGCGGCGAAAGGCCTCGAGCAACCTGCTCTCGGCTTGAACGACTCAACCCAGAAACCCCTTACTCAATCCGATCAACCTTCGGACTGCTTGCCACGCTCGGACAGGCAGACCGCCACGTTCCTTCCAGGCGTCTGAAGCAGGGTGGCCAGCTTCGTGGCCGGAGCCTGCAGGAGCCCGATGAGCTGGGCCCGCACGCCTTCGAGTCCGGGGAGGAGGGAGAGGGCCAGGACGCCCGGGGCATCCACCGCTTGTCCCTCCACCACACCGCCCTTGACCTTCAGTTTCGGGTTCTCCTTGGCGAAGGCGACCAGCACCTTCGCGAGGGGAACCGGGTCTTTCTCGGACCACGCCAGCGCCGTCGGTCCTTCCATCCACTCGCTGGCTCCCGTAAGGCTGGTGCCCTGGGAGGCCTGGCGGAGGAGGGTGTTCTTCACGACGCGCAGGCGGCCGGAGGATTCCCGGATCCGGTCGCGCAGCTGGCTGATGTCCTTGACCTTGAGCCCCTTGAAGTCCACCAGGTAGAACGCGCCGTTCTGCTGAATGACTTCCTGGATCTCGCGGATGGTTTCCTGTTTCTCAGCCCGGTTCACGGCGTCCTCCTTAGTAACCGCTCACGTCCAGGCGGACGCTGGGGCTCATGGTGGTGGAGAGATAGGCGCTCTTGACGTACTTGCCCTTGGCCGCCGAGGGCTTGGCCTTGAGGACCGCCTCGATGAGCGACTGGGCGTTTTCCAGGAGCTTGGCCCCTTCGAACGACTTCTTCCCCACGGGACAGTGGATGATCCCCGTCTTGTCAACCCGGAATTCGACCTTGCCGGCCTTGAGGTCTCTGACGGCCTGGGCCACGTCGAACGTCACAGTGCCGAGCTTTGGGTTGGGCATGAGGCCGCGAGGGCCGAGCACCTTCCCCAGCTTTCCCACTTCCTTCATCATGTCCGGCGTGGCCACCACGGCATCGAAGTCCATCCAACCGCCCTGGATCTTGGCCACGGCCTCCTCGCCCAGCGCGAAGTCGGCGCCCGCCTCCTCGGCCTCCCGAACCTTCTCGCCCTGGGCCACCACCAGCACCCGGACGCTCTTGCCCAGGCCGTGGGGGAGGACCGTCGTGCCCCGGACCATCTGGTCGGCGTACTTGGGGTCCACTCCCAGGTTCAAGGAGATCTCCACGGTCTCGTCGAAGCCCGCGAAGGCGATCTTCCGCAGAAGGTCAAGCGCTTCGGCGAGCGGGTATTCGCGCGGCTCCACCTGGGCCGCCGCCGCCTTGTATTTCTTGCCTACCTTGGCCATGGCCCGATCTCCTCAGTCCACGATGTCCAGGCCCATGCTTCGGGCCGAGCCGGCGATGGTCTTGACGGCGCTTTCGAGGGTCTTGGTGTTCAGGTCGGGGAGCTTGCTCTTGGCGATTTCCTCGATCTGCTTGCGCGTCACCCTTCCCACCTTGTTCTTGTTGGGTTCCCCGGAGCCCTTGGCGAGCCCGGCGGCCTTCTTGAGAAGGTCCGAGGCCGGGGGCGTCTTGGTGATGAAGGTGAAGGAGCGGTCCGCGTAGACCGTGATCACCACGGGGATGATGAACCCTTCCTGTCCCTTGGTCTTGGCGTTGAACTCCTTGCAGAAGCCCATGATGTTCACGCCGTGCTGACCCAGGGCCGGGCCCACCGGAGGCGCCGGGTTGGCGTTTCCGGCCGGGATCTGGAGCTTCACTTCGGCAACGACTTTCTTGGCCATAGCGGGAGTTCTCCCTGCCTCACCGGCCGCTCGCGGCCGGGAGGTCCGTCACAGCTTCTCCACCTGGAGAAAATTGAGTTCCACGGGCGTGGACCGCCCGAAGATGGTCACCAGCACGGTGAGGGTGGCGTGGTCGGCGTTGACCTTGTCCACCACCCCCTGGAAAGAAGCGAAGGGGCCCTCGATGATCTTGACCTTCTCGCCCGGTTCGAAGGTGTATTTCGGCTTGGGCGCCTCCGTGGCCTTCGTCATGTGGCCGAGCACCCGATCCATCTCGTCCGGGCTCAGGGCCTCGCTGCTCACGAAGCCCGTCACCTTGGGCGTGTTCACGACCACTTGATGGGCCTCGTCGGTCATGAGCATCTGGACGAGGACGTATCCCGGGAAGAACTTCTTCGTGGAGACATGCTTCTTCCCGTTGCGGATCTCAACCACGTTCTCGGTGGGGATCATCACCTCGCCGAAGAGGTCCTTCAGCCCGAAGGCCTCGATCCGGTTCAGGAGGCTCTCCTTCACCCGGTTTTCGAAGCCCGAGTACGTGTGGATGATGTACCACTGCATCTCAGCCATCGGTTCGGCACTCACTTGAAGAGGGCGAAGAGCCGGTTCAGGGCGCTGAAGACCACCTGGTCCACCACCCAGAGATAGACGCCGAAGATGGCCACGATGACGATCACCACGGCGGTGGTGTTGACCACCTCCGCGCGGCTGGGGAAGGAGGTCTTTTTCACCTCCATCCGGACGTCCTTCAAGAAGGCCGGAAACCGCTGAAACCACTCAAGAACTTTCACGGGCCGCCTCACTCGCTTCTTCGTAAGCATCCCGGGCGAAGGGCTTGGCGCCTCCCGCCCCGTCTGGCCGTTTTCTCCGCCTCTGCTTCCATCCGCCCCGGGTCCCCGGAGGCGGCTTCCTTGCTGATCTGGCAGGCGAGGAGGAGCTCGAACCTGCGCCGTCGGGAAGCCTCGCTCGCGTCGGAGTCCGCTCGCTGCGTTTCCCGTCGGCCTACGGTTCCCGGCCCAAGGATTCCTCCGCCGGCCTTCCGTCTGCGGGCGCTCCCTCCTCGGTCGCGCCCTCGCTCGGAACTCCTGGCGGCACCCCCTTGGGCTTCTCGCCCCTCGTCACCTCCTCCATCGTCCTTCGCCCCCGGGCCTTCCGGAGGCGGCTTCCTTGCTGATCTGGCAGGCGAGGAGGGGCTCGAACCCCCAACCCCCGGTTTTGGAGACCGGTGCTCTACCAGTTGAGCTACTCGCCTGCAAAGGTCTACTTCACCTCTTTGTGGGCCTGGTGGGAGCGGCAGAACGGGCAGTACTTCCGCACCTCCAGCTTCCCCTGCTGCTTTTTCTTGTTCTTCGTCGTGGTGTAATTGCGGCGCTTGCACGCCGTGCACTGCAGATGAATGATGTCGCGCATGTCCTACTCCAGGATCTCCGTGACGGTGCCGGCGCCCACGGTCCTGCCCCCCTCGCGGATGGCGAAGCGCAGCCCCCGCTCGAGGGCGATGGGCGTGTGCAGTCCCACCTCCACGGATACATTGTCGCCGGGCATCACCATCTCCCGGTCCTGCGGCAGTTCCACCGCTCCCGTCACGTCCGTCGTCCGGAAAAAGAACTGGGGCCGGTACCCTTTGAAGAACGGCGTGTGCCGGCCGCCCTCTTCCTTGGTGAGGATGTAGGCCTCCGCCTTGAACCGGCGGTGGGGCGTGATGGAGCCCGGCTGGGCCACGACCTGGCCGCGCTCCACGTCTTCCTTCTTGATCCCCCTCAGCAGGAGACCCGCGTTGTCGCCCGCCTGGCCCTCCTCCAGGATCTTGTGGAACATCTCCACGCCGGTGACGGTGGTCCTCTGGGTCTCCCGAAGGCCCACGACCTCCACCTCCTGGCCCACCTGGATCCGGCCCCGCTCCACGCGGCCCGTGACCACCGTGCCCCGGCCCGAAATGCTGAAGACGTCCTCGATGGGCATGAGGAAGGTCTTGTCCACCGGGCGGGCGGGGAGGGGGATGTAGGCGTCGCAGGCGGCCATCAGGTCGAAGACGGCCTTGCACTTGGGGCAGTCGGGCCCGCCGCACCCGCACTGAAGGGCCTGGAGGGCGGACCCCTTCACCACGGGGACCTCGTCCCCGGGGAACTCGTACGCCGTCAGGAGGTCGCGGATCTCCATTTCCACGAGATCCAGAAGCTCCTTGTCGTCCACCATGTCCACCTTGTTCATGAAGACGACAATGGTGGGAACTCCCACTTGGCGGGCGAGGAGGATGTGTTCCCGAGTCTGCGGCATGGGGCCGTCGGCGGCGGACACCACGAGGATGGCCCCGTCCATCTGCGCCGCTCCCGTGATCATGTTCTTCACGTAGTCGGCGTGTCCCGGGCAGTCCACGTGGGCGTAGTGGCGGGTGTCCGTCTGGTACTCCACGTGGGCCGTGTTGATGGTGATTCCCCGGGCCTTTTCTTCGGGCGCCTTGTCGATCTGATCGTAGGCGGTGTAGCTGGCCAGACCCCGGTTGGCGAGGACCTTGGTAATGGCCGCCGTCAGGGTGGTCTTTCCGTGGTCCACGTGGCCGATGGTGCCCACGTTGACGTGAGGCTTGGTCCGCTGGAATTTTTCCTTGGCCATGCCCGCTTCTCCGCCGATGTCATTCGACCTAATGGACCCTCCATCGCGGCGACGGCCGGGTCCTGCAAACGATCTCAAATGGAGCCCGCGACCAGAATTGAACTGGTGACCTCGTCCTTACCAAGGACGCGCTCTACCGACTGAGCTACGCGGGCCCTTTCGCCGAGAGCAGGTGAGTCCGTGGGTGGGTCAGGAGGGAAGATGCTCCCGATTCGCCGCCCGGCTCGAATTCTCCCCTGCTCACCGACTGACGTCCTCTCCTGCTTCGGTATTGGAGCGGGCGACGGGATTCGAACCTACGGGCGCTAGGGGCCTCGCTCACGTCGGAGTCCGTTCGCTCCGTCCCAAGCGCCCCTACGGTTCCCGGGGTGGGTCCCTCGGCTTGCCCCGCCCCGCTTCGAACGCTCGCTCCTCGCTCTCGTTCTCGCCGCGGGCCTACGCCGTCTCCCACCCTTCGAATCCCTTTTCCCTCGCTCCTTTCCTCAACTGTTTCTCTGTGTCCGTGTTTCCCGTTTCCGTCTTCTTGGAGCGGGCGACGGGATTCGAACCCGCGACCCTCAGCTTGGAAGGCTGATGCTCTACCAGCTGAGCTACACCCGCCCGTTCTCACCGGACTCCCCCAAAGGGGGGACATCCGCTTGCCGTCGAATAAGTGGTGGAGGGGGTAGGATTCGAACCTACGTAGGCGCTCGGCCGGCAGATTTACAGTCTGCTCCCTTTGGCCACTCGGGAACCCCTCCACC encodes the following:
- the secE gene encoding preprotein translocase subunit SecE, whose protein sequence is MKVLEWFQRFPAFLKDVRMEVKKTSFPSRAEVVNTTAVVIVIVAIFGVYLWVVDQVVFSALNRLFALFK
- the rplA gene encoding 50S ribosomal protein L1, whose amino-acid sequence is MAKVGKKYKAAAAQVEPREYPLAEALDLLRKIAFAGFDETVEISLNLGVDPKYADQMVRGTTVLPHGLGKSVRVLVVAQGEKVREAEEAGADFALGEEAVAKIQGGWMDFDAVVATPDMMKEVGKLGKVLGPRGLMPNPKLGTVTFDVAQAVRDLKAGKVEFRVDKTGIIHCPVGKKSFEGAKLLENAQSLIEAVLKAKPSAAKGKYVKSAYLSTTMSPSVRLDVSGY
- the rplK gene encoding 50S ribosomal protein L11, whose protein sequence is MAKKVVAEVKLQIPAGNANPAPPVGPALGQHGVNIMGFCKEFNAKTKGQEGFIIPVVITVYADRSFTFITKTPPASDLLKKAAGLAKGSGEPNKNKVGRVTRKQIEEIAKSKLPDLNTKTLESAVKTIAGSARSMGLDIVD
- the rplL gene encoding 50S ribosomal protein L7/L12; protein product: MADLNVIVEQLSALTVLEAAQLSKMLEEKWGVSAAAAAPVMMAAPGAAAAAPVEEKTEFDVILKNAGEKKINVIKVVREITSLGLKEAKDLVEGAPKAIKEGVNKEEAEAIKKKFEEQGATVEIK
- the nusG gene encoding transcription termination/antitermination protein NusG, producing the protein MAEMQWYIIHTYSGFENRVKESLLNRIEAFGLKDLFGEVMIPTENVVEIRNGKKHVSTKKFFPGYVLVQMLMTDEAHQVVVNTPKVTGFVSSEALSPDEMDRVLGHMTKATEAPKPKYTFEPGEKVKIIEGPFASFQGVVDKVNADHATLTVLVTIFGRSTPVELNFLQVEKL
- the rplJ gene encoding 50S ribosomal protein L10; translation: MNRAEKQETIREIQEVIQQNGAFYLVDFKGLKVKDISQLRDRIRESSGRLRVVKNTLLRQASQGTSLTGASEWMEGPTALAWSEKDPVPLAKVLVAFAKENPKLKVKGGVVEGQAVDAPGVLALSLLPGLEGVRAQLIGLLQAPATKLATLLQTPGRNVAVCLSERGKQSEG
- the rpmG gene encoding 50S ribosomal protein L33, whose translation is MRDIIHLQCTACKRRNYTTTKNKKKQQGKLEVRKYCPFCRSHQAHKEVK
- the tuf gene encoding elongation factor Tu, producing the protein MAKEKFQRTKPHVNVGTIGHVDHGKTTLTAAITKVLANRGLASYTAYDQIDKAPEEKARGITINTAHVEYQTDTRHYAHVDCPGHADYVKNMITGAAQMDGAILVVSAADGPMPQTREHILLARQVGVPTIVVFMNKVDMVDDKELLDLVEMEIRDLLTAYEFPGDEVPVVKGSALQALQCGCGGPDCPKCKAVFDLMAACDAYIPLPARPVDKTFLMPIEDVFSISGRGTVVTGRVERGRIQVGQEVEVVGLRETQRTTVTGVEMFHKILEEGQAGDNAGLLLRGIKKEDVERGQVVAQPGSITPHRRFKAEAYILTKEEGGRHTPFFKGYRPQFFFRTTDVTGAVELPQDREMVMPGDNVSVEVGLHTPIALERGLRFAIREGGRTVGAGTVTEILE